CTCATCATGTTCAtcagtattatttatttaatttttcaggAAACCAGTCGAGCATTTTCTAAAATGTATAGATGAACTAAATCTCAACGACCTCACTACAATGGCTCAAAGAATTTTATCTTCACCGCTCACAATGGCATGCTGGGGAGATGGTTAGCTTCTCTGttcctccttttttctttttctttttttttaggtatTCTCTTGCCGTCTTCAAACATTTTAATTCTATATTCAGTTTATTGGTGAAACAATCACTGATGTTCACTAACAAAACTTTTGCGCTTTACGCAGTTGACTCTTTTCCTCCTATGATTCTATCGGTTGGCGTTTTCAGTCGTAGCACTGGTAAAAGGCGAAGTTAATTTGATAAGTATTGGGAGTTGTGTGGAAAATTCATCTGCTAGTAATTGCAGTGTTATAGAAAATAtttcgcgatggctatctctgACATTCATTGGCTTCAAAAGTGGAAGAGCTTCAGCATTCGAGTAAAGGAGGTGTAGATGCTGCTAACAGCGATCAAATGATTTATATCTCTCATCTGAGAAAGTCGGCAGTGTGCAGCAATGAACTgatgaaaattttgtttcttccttttttttccaactAACTTTAATTCCATTAAAAACTCCAAGTTGCTGTTGTTTGTTCTTTTCAAATTTGCCTGATTAGCTTTTTGTGTTTTGTATTGCCCAAACAATTTCTCTGTTTATAGTAAATTCTTGCTCTGTTTCAAAGTTTTGAGGTATGGAATGATTACTACTCGTGACAGTAGGGAGCCTGCTAAACTGGTGGATGAATTGCAAAAGTGCATAGTTCTTTTTGTTTACATGACGAGTAAAAGTCTCATGCTCTGCAACGAGAATAATGCTATACTAGCGTAGTAATTCGCGCGATGCAACggataaataattaaaaataaaatagaaagtgtcgataaaaaaaaatgaaacggtcatgaaaaaaatgatgataagagATAAGATTCATCCCAGTGATGAATAAAGATAACAGCtgaagaaagaggaagaggaaggagtTGAGTTATAAAGATAACAGCtgaagaaagaggaagaggaaggagtTGAGTTGGTTTGAGGTGGAGTCCATGCACgacaatgaagaaaaaaaattttgtggcaattttaggagaaataatatatagatatagattagtCCTTACGTAAAGAGTTAGATGATTGGTATTTAAGGTTTAAAATTCAATGTCTGATTGTTTTAAGTTTTTATCAGAGTTTCTCTATTAAGAAAGGAATAAAGTGAATAGAATATTAttgttctctttctctcttaaaaagcagaaaaaaattaCTACATTAGTgtaataattgaaaatattgaTGAAAGGGAAAGGGTAAGGAGAGCAGAGGCATTTGCTTCACAAAGAGCACTTCCCTGTCTATCAAAAAGAGCGATGACATAATTGTATCTTCCTTTTAATTTAGACTATTTAAGaaagaaatatagaaaaattagtTCCATGTTGCGAAGTCCAAAAAGATTGGCGCATGAAAAATTGTTCAAATGATATCAGAATTAAAAACTAATATTCAAGTAATTACAATACTAAAAAATTAACTCAGAATTAAGAGTCCAAAAACGACTCAGGATAAAGAGTCATGTGCcctattaaaagtaaaaaagttacCCACCAAAAATATTCGCTTGCTCTGAAACTTTTGACCTTTCTACTATGTGTTGTATTACTTCAAGGCCTAGTTGCCACACCATACTGCCGATAGTGGTAGTAtgctatctttttttattaatattatatatatgtgtgtgtgtgtagcaAGAGAGCCTAACTGCATGAAACTTTTCACTGACAAGTTAAAAGGGAGCACCAAAGTAGTACGACCAGGGAAAGCTCGGGATTGAAGGTTGTTGAGCCATATGGCTCGGCGGGAGGAGTGGAAGTTGTTGAATCATATGGCCGGGGAGTTGTTGTGCAAAAATATTTTCTGCAGCGGTCAGATTCGCTGCCCCGCAAAAAACTACTTCTAGCGGGTTGACCCCGCAAAAAACTACTTCCAGCGGGCCTTGTACTAGTGCTGCAGCAGCAGGACGCACTGTAGGATCTTCCAACTCCAAATCGTAAATCACACCCATATGCTTCTCCATGCGCGTGTCGTCCGCAGCGAAACAGACCTGTTTCATTCTCATAAAGATCTGCAGCATCAGTAGCGAATCCGATCCGGCCTGGTGCCTCCTCCCAACCATCCGCTCCACCCGCAATTGCGTAGCCACGCTCTCGAGCCCTCCGTAAAGTCCGTCGCAGAATTTTATCATATGCTTCATATCGTAAGCGCGCGGTCCGAAGAAGTGCTTGAGCACTAAGAGGAAGTCTTTCATCTGCATTGGTAGGTCGATGCCGGTGAGAGTTTTCATAACGTACGCGAAGTCGGAAGAGCCATGAAAAGTTATCCACGTCACGTTCGGGTTGTAGAGGAGGCCTGACGACAGGATTAGCCTTCTGAAGTGGCGGAAGTCGACACCGTGGGTGCGGAGCGCCGCAAAGTTTACTCCTTGATCTTGTAGCATCTTTATGGAGTCGGCATTGTGAGCGTGGCATCGTAGGTCGAAGTTTCGGAAGTTGAACTCCCAGA
This DNA window, taken from Ananas comosus cultivar F153 linkage group 5, ASM154086v1, whole genome shotgun sequence, encodes the following:
- the LOC109710383 gene encoding probable CCR4-associated factor 1 homolog 11, yielding MFLREREDTKARKKMMKNSLNVHVRSVWAGNIDYEFSLIRSLVKQYPFVAIDTEFPGVVFKSKTNPWCLSSEKRYALLKMNVDNLCLIQVGLTLSDADGRLPDLGTNGAAHFIWEFNFRNFDLRCHAHNADSIKMLQDQGVNFAALRTHGVDFRHFRRLILSSGLLYNPNVTWITFHGSSDFAYVMKTLTGIDLPMQMKDFLLVLKHFFGPRAYDMKHMIKFCDGLYGGLESVATQLRVERMVGRRHQAGSDSLLMLQIFMRMKQVCFAADDTRMEKHMGVIYDLELEDPTVRPAAAALVQGPLEVVFCGVNPLEVVFCGAANLTAAENIFAQQLPGHMIQQLPLLPPSHMAQQPSIPSFPWSYYFGAPF